A genomic segment from Bradysia coprophila strain Holo2 chromosome III, BU_Bcop_v1, whole genome shotgun sequence encodes:
- the LOC119078931 gene encoding E3 ubiquitin-protein ligase ZNF598 — protein sequence MSYKSDKKAEKDQADSKDTTQNSCVVCFKHTEIFSIGECEHVVCYECSARLRVLLKQNDCMICRAELSQVIFTTEIKPFIKLTAMNRSGLYDTKYRICFTSPRAQAAFYKLLENPCSVCDVPPFPTFGALKDHMRKEHELFYCDICTDNLTVFSFERKCYNRVNLGLHRRRGDTDNTSHKGHPMCEFCDRRYLDRDELFRHLRREHYYCHFCDADGLNHYYADYDALKAHFQSHHYLCEEESCAEEKFTSVFRSEIDLRAHIASTHSRSIGKLATKQARTLEVEFTLAPRSRTGESSRGSNRNNNPVEEEFHYNENSSIVQHAPRPIDAQNEQEFPSLAGTSSSTFSVRPSVSIRTKTFGPGGLARTKENFPALGGSSSDVSPVHKHSNNNNNNNGYNASALFKNGSNASNGTNSGKVMIHLSNRPSTSTTTKKPEVNPKSAKDFPSLGKKANLDSDFVPLVPVNHNSVSAKHRSIVNQTYESAGTGVSATKVGVVARESVSVPSTNKPAANAPKFNSKDNFPALGNGTDVAASASWITTKKPVTESRKSKVAPPPLSTASTATTSVKVDSKPNSTTSKTEVKSNGKAADKKDKAKPKVSEKKEEPKVPEKKVVPKGKVNKKTESKPLAKSDSDESECVPSQSVLNVVSAKHRSLINGYDPTIQTNSSKLQFVKRESDTPSEKSSKTIVPAFSSKNNFPSLSANDSKYRENNNNNMAISFIDIMKNAKDPVSEADSSKTAPPPGFDKSRKKPTQPPPGFNSVTLNSVVKPTNNLTFTSSLGESYSILPTHHYLPPKNSTKRNKALFAHFQENEQPETVEQFKEISKMFISGSYHALPYYEHCKFALKDKFDVIFPELLVLLPDISKQQELYLVHSQQQQASGSKNKKPTKKNQNSLLEVCATCKQVLVPSDLSSHLQSHSLENNFPKLGNQDTVSSTSAWNK from the exons ATGTCTTATAAATCTGATAAGAAGGCGGAAAAGGACCAAGCTGATAGCAAGGACACGACACAAAATTCGTGTGTAGTTTGTTTCAAGCATACGGAAATCTTTTCGATTGGAGAATGTGAACATGTCGTTTGCTATGAATGCTCAGCGCGTCTAAGAGTTTTGTTGAAGCAAAACGATTGTATGATATGTCGTGCCGAGTTGTCACAG GTTATTTTCACTACGGAAATCAAACCGTTTATAAAGTTGACGGCTATGAATCGATCTGGATTATATGACACGAAGTATCGCATTTGTTTTACGTCACCGCGAGCACAAGCTGCTTTTTATAAACTACTTGAAAATCCGTGTTCTGT TTGCGATGTTCCACCGTTTCCGACGTTTGGAGCATTGAAGGATCATATGAGGAAAGAGCATg AATTATTTTACTGTGACATATGTACGGACAACTTGACA gttttttcatttgaaaggaagtGTTACAATCGAGTCAATTTAGGATTGCATAGACGCCGTGGAGATACCGACAACACATCCCATAAG GGTCATCCTATGTGCGAGTTCTGTGACCGTAGATATTTGGATCGTGATGAATTATTCAGACATCTTAGGCGAGAGCACTACTATTGTCATTTCTGTGATGCTGATGGGCTAAATCATTACTATGC TGATTACGACGCACTGAAGGCACATTTCCAGTCGCATCATTATCTCTGTGAAGAAGAAAGCTGTGCTGAAGAAAAGTTTACATCGGTATTTCGATCAGAGATTGACTTACGAG CTCACATAGCAAGTACGCACAGCAGGTCAATTGGTAAATTAGCAACGAAACAAGCTCGTACCTTAGAAGTCGAATTCACTCTAGCACCTCGAAGTCGTACGGGTGAATCGTCACGCGGCTCCAACCGAAACAATAACCCCGTCGAAGAGGAATTTCATTACAATGAAAACTCATCAATAGTTCAACATGCACCACGGCCAATCGATGCGCAAAACGAACAAGAGTTTCCATCTTTAGCTGGCACAAGTTCAAGTACGTTTAGCGTTCGGCCGAGCGTTTCGATACGAACCAAAACGTTCGGACCCGGTGGTCTGGCTAGAACGAAAGAAAACTTTCCCGCTCTTGGCGGTAGCAGTTCCGATGTCAGTCCAGTTCATAAGCAtagtaacaacaacaacaacaataatggCTACAACGCCAGTGCCTTGTTCAAGAACGGTAGCAATGCGTCGAACGGCACCAACTCTGGAAAGGTTATGATACATCTATCCAATCGTCCATCTAcctcaacaacaacaaagaaaCCTGAAGTTAATCCGAAAAGCGCCAAAGATTTTCCGTCGTTGGGCAAGAAGGCTAATCTTGATAGCGACTTTGTGCCTTTGGTGCCTGTGAATCACAACAGCGTTTCCGCAAAACATCGATCAATTGTCAATCAAACCTATGAGTCGGCTGGTACTGGTGTTTCAGCAACCAAAGTAGGAGTCGTTGCTCGTGAAAGCGTGTCTGTTCCTTCAACGAACAAACCAGCAGCGAATGCTCCAAAGTTCAATTCTAAGGATAATTTCCCTGCCTTAGGAAATGGTACAGATGTTGCGGCCTCGGCTTCGTGGATTACAACGAAGAAACCAGTTACCGAAAGTAGAAAGTCGAAGGTAGCTCCGCCACCTCTATCAACAGCATCAACAGCTACAACATCGGTGAAAGTTGATTCGAAACCAAATTCAACAACAAGTAAAACGGAAGTGAAAAGCAATGGGAAAGCAGCCGATAAAAAAGACAAAGCAAAACCGAAGGTGAGCGAAAAGAAGGAGGAACCAAAGGTTCCGGAAAAGAAAGTAGTACCGAAAGGAAAAGTCAATAAGAAAACTGAATCCAAACCACTTGCAAAAAGTGATTCCGATGAATCCGAATGTGTGCCTTCACAAAGTGTTTTGAATGTTGTCTCGGCGAAGCATCGCTCTTTGATCAATGGATACGATCCAACAATTCAAACCAACTCCAGCAAATTGCAATTCGTCAAACGAGAAAGTGATACCCCTAGTGAAAAGTCGTCAAAAACTATTGTGCCAGCGTTTAGttctaaaaacaatttcccgTCTTTAAGTGCAAACGATTCAAAATATAGagagaacaacaacaacaacatggCAATCAGTTTCATCGACATAATGAAAAATGCTAAAGATCCGGTTTCCGAGGCCGATTCGTCAAAAACAGCTCCTCCTCCCGGTTTCGACAAATCGAGAAAGAAGCCAACCCAACCTCCGCCCGGTTTCAATTCCGTCACCCTAAATTCTGTGGTTAAGCCAACAAATAATCTCACCTTCACCAGCTCATTGGGAGAAAGCTACTCCATCTTGCCAACGCACCATTATCTTCCTccgaaaaattcaacgaaacgAAACAAGGCTTTGTTCGCACATTTCCAAGAAAACGAGCAACCAGAAACGGTGGaacaattcaaagaaatttcgaaGATGTTTATCAGTGGATCGTACCACGCGTTACCATATTACGAACACTGTAAATTTGCGTTGAAAGATAAATTCGATGTGATTTTCCCCGAATTGTTAGTATTACTGCCGGACATCAGTAAGCAACAG GAGCTGTACTTAGTCCATTCGCAACAACAGCAGGCATCTggcagcaaaaacaaaaaaccaacgaaaaaaaatcaaaattcattactGGAAGTGTGTGCTACGTGCAAACAAGTACTCGTTCCTAGTGATTTATCCTCGCATTTGCAATCACATTCgcttgaaaataatttcccaaAACTTGGCAATCAAGATACGGTTAGCAGCACCAGCGCATGGAATAAGTAA
- the LOC119078939 gene encoding insulin-like growth factor-binding protein complex acid labile subunit has product MFCTKLIWIFTAILATSQTVSAKKCVYVRIDNDFNSREIDLVECKNVSSMNELSSDIRFDWRRLKVINKIGDTFTIAENDQGLEYIQRLDLSQAGSLDVAEYGFRGFSQLIELNISSTHTSILRNSWFSRRNNIQILDFSWNQLTSLKQDSLRTLSQLSVANFSHNEIEDIEMVAFSSLQSMKILDLRNNRIAHLFDLGDLSTLEILNLDENFLVELPPNGFHKLKGLRTLTLSENTISTLQRNCFYGLEALRTLNISGNSITNIQNYIFDGFSTVLKELDISKNYISQIDSNAFQNLNFLQILNLSGNSIKDLMENTFYGLNALRKLYLLNNDISSIEPRTFDELQNLEELDLSGNALQSFSGIVFGHSMSPRKLRKLFLKNNKLLEIHPHTFNHIPNIDYLSLSFNSIVRLDDNLLLPLTALKKLHIDHNNIEELSASLFNTTLLLQELYIAHNKLTFFPEVDNEFRNLVKASLEGNPWQCPCLNDIIDWMKQKGVDYKRTRDNPYYAGLKPICVLNSRNDCIKDIDVARELRIVEIYTNSLK; this is encoded by the exons atgttttgtacaaaattaatttggatttttACTGCAATCTTGGCAACTTCACAGACAGTTTCCGCGAAAAAGTGTGTCTATGTTCGCATTGATAACGATTTTAATTCACGTGAGATCGATCTTGTTGAgtgtaaaaatgtttcttcaatGAATGAGCTATCGTCAGATATTAGATTCGATTGGAGACGTTTAAAAGTGATTAATAAGATCGGTGATACGTTCACGATTGCAG AAAATGATCAAGGTCTGGAGTACATACAACGATTAGATTTATCACAAGCCGGGAGTCTTGATGTTGCAGAATATGGTTTTCGTGGCTTCTCTCAATTGATCGAATTGAATATTTCGAGCACACACACTTCGATTTTAAGAAACAGTTGGTTTTCACGAAGGAACAATATACAAATTCTCGATTTTAGCTGGAATCAGTTAACTTCGTTAAAGCAGGATAGCTTGCGAACACTGTCACAGCTATCTGTTGCCAACTTTTCTCACAATGAAATCGAAGATATTGAAATGGTGGCATTTTCCTCTTTACAATCTATGAAAATACTCGATTTGCGCAACAATCGTATTGCACATCTGTTTGACCTGGGCGATCTTTCTACACTGGAAATCTTGAATTTGGATGAGAACTTTTTAGTTGAG TTGCCTCCCAACGGATTTCATAAGCTGAAGGGCCTCCGAACACTCACGTTGTCTGAAAATACTATATCAACTCTACAAAGAAATTGCTTCTACGGCTTGGAAGCTCTGAGGACGTTGAATATTTCCGGAAATTCCATCACAAACAtccaaaattatatttttgatggattctCCACCGTGCTGAAGGAGCTCGATATCAGCAAGAATTACATTTCACAGATCGATTCAAATGCGTtccagaatttaaattttcttcaaattttgaacCTGTCTGGCAACAGCATTAAAGATTTGatggaaaatacattttatggcCTGAATGCCCTGcgaaaattgtatttgttGAACAATGACATTTCGAGCATAGAACCACGGACATTTGACGAGTTGCAAAATCTGGAGGAGTTGGACTTATCAGGGAACGCCTTGCAATCATTTAGTGGAATAGTGTTTGGTCACTCAATGTCACCACGGAAGTTACGCAAGCTGTTCctcaaaaataacaaattgcTTGAAATTCATCCCCACACATTCAATCATATTCCAAATATCGACTACCTCAGTCTGTCGTTCAATTCGATCGTTCGACTCGATGACAATCTACTTTTGCCGCTAACAGCACTTAAGAAACTACATATCGATCACAATAACATTGAAGAATTGTCTGCTTCTCTGTTTAACACAACTCTTCTGCTGCAAGAACTGTACATTGCTCACAATAAATTGACTTTTTTCCCTGAAGTCGACAATGAATTCAGAAATTTGGTGAAAGCATCACTGGAAGGAAATCCATGGCAATGTCCGTGCCTAAATGATATTATAGATTGGATGAAGCAGAAAGGAGTTGATTACAAGCGAACACGCGATAATCCATACTACGCCGGTTTGAAACCTATATGTGTGTTGAATTCGCGCAATGATTGTATTAAGGACATTGATGTAGCCAGGGAGCTTCGTATTGTCGAAATATACACAAATTCTTTGAAGTGA